The Salvelinus sp. IW2-2015 linkage group LG15, ASM291031v2, whole genome shotgun sequence genome includes a region encoding these proteins:
- the LOC111975102 gene encoding protein C19orf12 homolog isoform X1 produces MTGCPTETYLFDCVLYCASNKPQRIVLTGCGLVLNECPVIHRGTIFFLTNAHYTQVTHHRSARSDGRAATMAPRMDDVMQLCCDLSANQQIKAAVKNSGKGSAVAGGTAFLGGLLGGPPGIAVGGAVGGLLGWWMTSEQFRPLPQIIMELPPHQQQRLYADIMAVLGSLDWTDLAQLTALVIGNATLQQQVTAALLSYITKELRAEVRYGD; encoded by the exons ATGACAGGTTGCCCTACTGAGACCTATTTATTTGactgtgtgttgtattgtgcttCTAACAAACCACAGCGAATCGTTTTAACAGGATGTGGGCTTGTCCTAAACGAATGTCCCGTCATTCACCGCggtactattttttttttaaccaacgCTCATTATACACAAGTTACACATCATCGAAGTGCGAGATCTGACG GGAGAGCAGCTACAATGGCTCCACGTATGGATGATGTCATGCAACTATGCTGTGACCTGTCTGCAAATCAGCAGATAAAAGCAGCAGTGAAGAATTCTGGGAAAGGATCCGCAGTGGCAGGAGGGACTGCATTTTTAGGGGGTCTTCTAGGTGGTCCCCCAGGGATCGCTGTTG GTGGTGCAGTAGGTGGCCTGTTGGGATGGTGGATGACCAGTGAACAGTTCAGACCTCTCCCTCAGATCATCATGGAGCTGCCTCCCCACCAGCAGCAGAGGCTCTATGCTGATATCATGGCCGTTTTGGGCTCACTGGACTGGACAGACCTGGCCCAGCTGACCGCCCTGGTCATAGGGAATGCTACTCTCCAGCAGCAGGTCACTGCTGCCCTACTCAGTTATATCACAAAGGAACTGAGAGCAGAGGTGAGATATGGGGACTGA
- the LOC111975102 gene encoding protein C19orf12 homolog isoform X2, whose amino-acid sequence MTGCPTETYLFDCVLYCASNKPQRIVLTGCGLVLNECPVIHRGTIFFLTNAHYTQVTHHRSARSDGGAVGGLLGWWMTSEQFRPLPQIIMELPPHQQQRLYADIMAVLGSLDWTDLAQLTALVIGNATLQQQVTAALLSYITKELRAEVRYGD is encoded by the exons ATGACAGGTTGCCCTACTGAGACCTATTTATTTGactgtgtgttgtattgtgcttCTAACAAACCACAGCGAATCGTTTTAACAGGATGTGGGCTTGTCCTAAACGAATGTCCCGTCATTCACCGCggtactattttttttttaaccaacgCTCATTATACACAAGTTACACATCATCGAAGTGCGAGATCTGACG GTGGTGCAGTAGGTGGCCTGTTGGGATGGTGGATGACCAGTGAACAGTTCAGACCTCTCCCTCAGATCATCATGGAGCTGCCTCCCCACCAGCAGCAGAGGCTCTATGCTGATATCATGGCCGTTTTGGGCTCACTGGACTGGACAGACCTGGCCCAGCTGACCGCCCTGGTCATAGGGAATGCTACTCTCCAGCAGCAGGTCACTGCTGCCCTACTCAGTTATATCACAAAGGAACTGAGAGCAGAGGTGAGATATGGGGACTGA
- the LOC111975102 gene encoding protein C19orf12 homolog isoform X3 has product MTSEQFRPLPQIIMELPPHQQQRLYADIMAVLGSLDWTDLAQLTALVIGNATLQQQVTAALLSYITKELRAEVRYGD; this is encoded by the coding sequence ATGACCAGTGAACAGTTCAGACCTCTCCCTCAGATCATCATGGAGCTGCCTCCCCACCAGCAGCAGAGGCTCTATGCTGATATCATGGCCGTTTTGGGCTCACTGGACTGGACAGACCTGGCCCAGCTGACCGCCCTGGTCATAGGGAATGCTACTCTCCAGCAGCAGGTCACTGCTGCCCTACTCAGTTATATCACAAAGGAACTGAGAGCAGAGGTGAGATATGGGGACTGA